A stretch of DNA from Nerophis ophidion isolate RoL-2023_Sa linkage group LG18, RoL_Noph_v1.0, whole genome shotgun sequence:
acatagaatggacctgctatccccgtttaaataagaacatctcatttcagtaggcctttaaatcatttttttccttgaaagtcaacttttaccttgaaaattaattttttccttgaaaatcaactttcgtTTTGCCAATAAATaatgaaacgacggaatggtggagtgtcttttattttttaaaaaactacacaacgcagaataagactcactattTAAACACTCAACAAAAACACAGGACTGGTACTTGCAACTTAACGGGAAAGACTacttggatagtagtctgtttatgtcagttgtcttttttatttttaccccatatttgtttccactactgcaccttaaacTGGAGTCCTTAATCTGTAATGACAATAAGGTCCATTCTTCTTCGTTTTCATTCTTTTACTTTGAAATTATGGCAACACacaaaggacaaacttgcaaatgagactaaaAAGTGTAAGACAACAATATATAAGTGGCAAGCACAGCTATCAGTTCAATTGTAAAggaaaaattgtgtttttttattaaacaaattgctacatgaacacacaaaagtaCGTAAATCCATGTTTTAGTGTGTCTGCACTGAAAATACCCATGAAAGTTTAGGTAGTGTTTACAAAGCCTCAGTTGAAGGACCGAGGTCCCGCCAAATAAAACTTCTTCAGCACAAACCAGCCGCCAAGGACCAGCAGAGCGGAGGCGGCCGTGCCGAACACCACGCCGACCACCAGGCCGGTCACGTCCGTGTCGCGCTCCTCTGACGCCGCGGTGTCACCTGAAAGAGCACTTCCATCAGCTGAATGTCAACCGCATGTACAATATCTCACTGAAGCACGACCATTACAATCATGAAGAAATGGCAGTGAAGTGATATTTGTATGCATTTTAGAGTAGTCAATGTTGAACTTATAGAGCAATCGCACATAGCCGGGGCACTTCTACTTACTCGTACTGTAGGAAGCGGCGACGGGCCTGTCTGTAAGTGAGGAAAGAAAGTAGAAATTGAAGGTTTATTTTGTAAATTTGCACAATAAAGAGACTGTACACAGTGGTacctgtcagtctaccccagggcagctgtggctacgaatgtagcttaccaccaccatcagGTATGAATGaatttgagtatctaataatagaaaagcactgtcatgttttgtgatcacgttctgtttggttttggactcattgggcactcctgtttgttttgtcaccatgactaccaattagttttcacctgtcatgtcacgcacctggttcgtttgaactcatgcacctgttaatcaccgcACCATTTTTTAAGCCTgttgttgccaggcagtcagcctggcgacatcacctcctacacacccatgttatccatgccgatgatccatgctcgttctcagtcacagtaagtgttttcggttttattgtccatagttttgctttagtgcaagttttagttttcatcgccaagtttttgtacttcctctGTGAGCTCCCTCTcgcttgttcctttttttgagttaagattaaaatatgtcattaccttcacgtcgtgttcggtccagtcgctttgcaccacgggaaaacaaaccacaccaaagtccacgccttgacaagcgctgtataaaatctaatccatcaatccattttctaccggttgtccctttttgggggttcgggagcctatctcagctgcattcgggcggaaggcggctttgcaccattattatcattattattattattacctcaGTTTTCGTGCACACCGTTTTTTTTGTATACCACTCGGATTTCAAGGAACATTTTTTTCACTCCGACGTTCAATGCTGCCTCGATTATTGCACCGAACAAAGTATTTTGGGCCAGCTCTTTGTTTTAAAAGATGAGAAACACTGATGAATTAGAAAATGTCAAAAGTCTTCACTACATGTAAAAGTTATGTTAAATGATCATTTGTTTAATTTGCCATTTAAATATATTtgattgttttctgcatgtaaaactataaaTAACTACTAAGTGGCCTagttgttagagtgtccgccctgagatcggtaggttgtgagttcaaaccccggccgagtcataccaaagactataaaaatgggacccattacctccctgcttggtactcagcatcaagggttggaattgggggttaaatcaccaaaaatgattcccgggcgtggccacagctgatgctcactgctcacctcacctcccagggggtgaacaaggggatgggtcaaatgcagaggacaaatttcaccacaactagtgtgtgtgtgacaatcattggtaattaactttaacatgagatataaataataatagaagtacaattgttgtatatattgtatatataattagtgcaaaggtcttatatgtacacagggatatttcacatgcctgtactgtgtataaagtTTAACtatgttcatgttgtttataatgtgtatttataatatgttgtgcaaaggactttttataactttcggaagtttattttgtacttgaaattgtttacagggttaggcgcaataagtgtttaacttcagcctaaaccctttcggcctgtaacattttttattttcaatctatgaatgtacaactgtttttttgctttgttgaccattgaccgaagaacaataaacttgaactttCTGTAAAATGTTGTGTTAATATCCCTCAGAGTGTGGGGACGACGCGGCGTTATCATCCATATAGTAAATGAAAGGTTAAAGGGCTGGGGTGCTGATGTAAATATCAGGCCTAAATATACTATAGATTAGtaataaaagtttttttgttttttaaatctacgttgatgattttatggtaccacgttttattttggtaaaaaacctggcagctgagttgccaaaataaaattaaacagcggtactgtatttctattaacagtaatatgttgtaataatattaaaataacagCAAATATTTTAgagtaaaagtctggcaactaagcttgctagtttttttctgtgttttttatatactctttacgtaaaaaaaagtaaaatattcaAATTCATGACTGATTTACTGTTACATGCGGCCCTCTATTGGCAGCTATAACTgcggtgtggccctcaatgaaaacaggtttgacacccctggtctagtgggaaaagccaaagttaagtcggagaaaatgaaAACAGGTTTGACCCCCCTGGTCTAGTGGGAAAAGccaaagttaagtcggagaaaatgcagtcctttATAAATTATTTCGTGTTTCTCAACGACCTGGTAGCAAATGCTTCATGGACCAGTACAGGTCcccagaccacaaggaagtgttttacatttacaaaaaaaaaaaaaaatcagtccttCAATGCTTAtctatgaaaaaagatcaaaaatagaccattcggcGCCTTATACTTCATACACTAAGTCCAGAGTAGCATAATGGGGGTCCTACCTTCTCCGGTGGTGTATAGAGGTCCGACGGAAACGGTGGCAGAGTCGCTGCCCTCTTGTCCAAAAGGAGCCAAGGACCTTTTTTTTCTGTTGCCACAAGCCTGAAAGATTAGATTCGTTTGTCAAATTGCATCATGCAAACGTATCAATAAAAATCTCAAACACAACTAAGAAAGGCAAAAGCTCCAAATATGAACAAAACATCCATTCTCGTGTCTTCCCTGCCTCGATTCCGGGTTGTTTCTACTCACGTCCAGCAGTTCTTGGCATTTGGTGGGCTCGCAGAGTCTGAGGATGCAGTGCAAGTAGATGCTGGACTTGGCCTGGTCCTGGTGCTGAACGAAGCGGAAGGCCTCAAAGTCAAAACGGGCCACGCTGGAGAGTCCGTTGGTATCAATGGACGCCCGCTGGTCTACTGAACATCTAGTGTTTTTTTTGAtagattgaagcttttattagtagattgcacagtacagtacatattccgtacaattgaccactaaatggtaacacccgataaagtttttcaacttgtttaagtcggggtccacgttaatcaattcatggtattctgTCATTATCtctggtctggattatgtttttgttattttatgttagttttaagactccattagttcctgtttttctgcacccttgtttgttttggttaccatgccaacttattagtttcacctgcctctggtgttcgggacacgcacttGCTCTAATCAAGAAACCAATATTTAAGCCTGTTCTTGTCTGCCAGTTgggctggcgtcattgcttgttttaatGCGATCACATAGTTTTTGtttgattcatgccgtgtccagtGTCCACGTAAGTtgtgtttatttcatgccacagtttcgtgtttgttccaagccatagtttatgctgtttgcttcatgccacagtttcgtgtttgttccaagccatagtttatgctgtttgtttcataccacagttttgtgtttgttcctagccatagtttatgctgttttttttcataccacagttttgtgtttgttccaagccatagtttatgtggattgtttcatgccacagcttcgtgtttgttccacgccatggtttatgctgtttttttcatgccacagtttcgtgtttgttccaagccatagtttatgctgtttgtttcatgccacagtttcgtgtttgttccaagccatagttaatgctgtttgtttcatgccacagtttcacgTTTGTTCCAAGTCATAGTTTACGCTGTATGTTTCATGCCACGGTTTCGTGTtttttccacgccatagtttatgctgtttgtttcatgccacagtttcgtgtttgttccaagccatagtttttgctgtttttttcatgccacagtttcgtgtttgttccaagccatagtgtatgctgtttgtttcataccacagtttcgtatttgttccaagccatagtttatactgtttgttttatgccacagttctgtgtttgttccacgccatggtTTATGCTTTTTgtgtcatgccacagtttcgtgctATCTCAAAGCCATAGTttgtgctgtttgtttcatgccacagtttttaGTTTGTTCCACGCcgttgtttatgtttgtttacctcatgctcTGCCAAGATTTGTAgttagattaataaatatgttccgaCCTGCTACCTTTTTTCCAGGAAAAGtcagtttgcatcccgggagaacaaacttcgcagcaagctgcgaaaacCCCCCCCATTATGACATATTCATAGTACAGAGCGATATGcaatgcaaaaactgaaatctaaaaatattaaatatctcaaataagggtgatatttgcttattttctgtctgataagataattactCTCACTAAGCAGCTTTTATGttagtattttatttgttttaaggttGTTGGTCTTAAATTACCTCAGTGAAATCTTACAGATTGTTGCTgatatttgatgacctatattgagtaaaacatgcttgaaactagaatatcaagtgttgcaaagctgtgtcatcaacactcacaagtataaaactacttctttaaagtaataatttcttatttcaagcatggtaaaaaaatacatttaacatgtgacatttcacaCAATATTGAACAGAAATAGCTCATGCACTTTCAGATAAactcttcaaaattacaattaaaaaataatttgaccAGGGGCCAGGCTGTGTAtatgcacactaattgactgacaGAGCACCCACttggcgtgatgatgtcatgttgtcaatggaaaaatgcatttttagacaatatgatttgcctgagcggctaggagaccccgagacgaacaagcggttgccttgatgcctttccattaagaaaaataaattaatttttagtataagtttgccgATCgcgtatcattatgtcaagataatggcactagcatttacttaatttaagaataatttccaacatattaagcaaaatggtcttttttttccaccaagaaaagtgcacttgttattagtgagaatatacttattttaagctatttttgtgttcattgaggttagctggtgtaacgcatgtgtcaaatacatacatacccttatggagactattaggctcttgtctttctatttactctttgcgcgctttctagtcacgtgaccgccgcagtccaatcagctgtagttATATGCCGGTAGCCGGAAGTGACTGGTACGCTCTTGCTCTATTTACTCTTTGGGATCTTAGCGCACCCTCCCTTGTCACATGACCGCCGCGTTCCAATTAGTGGTGCTTATAAGCCGGTAGCAGGAAGTGGCCAATAGACCAGACATGAGGGGAAACTATTGTATTTCTGCTCGAGGTAGGTTTTAATTCTCGTTTTCACCTGAAATATTCTACTTTATAGAGCCGACTGCCAGCGCCAGATTTCTTCGACATAAAGCTGTGTTTGACTATAGAAGCGGAGTTGGTGAGTCCATATTTATGACAATAGGACCTTTAGCATTAATCTTTCTTTGAATGTTTCATTGCAacagtctttgtggcatattctcaatcgtccatataaaaggtttatgactCAAACTAATAATCAAAATTATGAATTGAATgtacttttaaatgtgtttagaAAATAAACACGTTTAGTTCACTGATTGCTTTGTATAGGTCAGggttcggcaacccgcggctctttgatcactctgatgtggctcagctgctaaattacCGACCCCAACGATTATTCCGGGAGGTTCCCGGATTTTAGTGCttctctctcagaaatcacccggggattctccaattttcacctagACTCaaatattgagggtgtgcagtgattgCAATACCTTTAACCTCCTCCACATGTCATCGCGCCTGCTTTTACACCCATCACATTTAATATTCCGCCTCTGTTAACACATAAAAGCTACTGCAACGCATActaagtcaacagccatacaggttacactgagggttgtaatataaataactttaacactgttactaatatgcgccacactgtgaacccacaccaaacaagaatgacaaacacttttcgagagaacattggcactgtaacacaacaaacacaaaagaagaaatacccagaatctcatgCATCCCTGACTCATCTGTGCTACataatacacccccgctagcactaaaccccgcccccccaactccgcccatctcaaccaacgcacgaagggggtggggggatttggtgctagcgggggtgtataatgtagcccggaagagttgggatgcatgggattctgggtatttgttcttttgtgtttatgttgtgttgcagtgccgatgttctcccgaaatgtgttttttattcttgtttggtgtgggtttacagtgtggcgcatattagtaacagtgttaaagttgtttaaacgggcaccctcagtgtgacctgtatggctgttaaacaagtatgcgATGCAATTGTTTACGCGTGTCTGCATTGATTTGTAGCACGTATAGGTTACACtaattggactttttttttgAAAGTATTGACaatccaaattttcttgttctattggcagataattttgcttagttcaaattttgtattttttttgtttttgaacactgactttgtgCAGTGTGGTACAAGTATAGTATGCCAGGGATATTCaagtaaattgttttgggggccgcATTTTCAAAATCCAGGTCCCGTGGGGCTGGACTTCTTCCTTCGCTAatattcttattttgtatattctgaACAATCAACATCCTCTATAGTAGACGTTTCAGTTGGGTCTTTTTTACATCACTCACaggtttttgaactgaactctcaggGCAACTGttaaatagcccaaatgatgaaaaagagtgtacctaaaatggaaccttgaggaacacctctagtataactaaataagttgaacaagctacagcaacacctttgtTACATAAATCaactacaaagaaaaaaaaaactttgatagGACTTAAAGGGGcgccttgaggaacacctcagtATTGTAAATACCGGGGACtgcgtgccagcaatctgaaggttactggttcaatccccaccttctactgtCCTAGTCacattcgttgtgtccttgggcaagtcacttcacccttgctcctgatgggtcctggtgagcgccttgcatggcagctcccaccgtcagtgtgtgaatgtgtgtgtgaatgggcgaatgtggaaatactgtcaaagcgcttcggggttccttttaaaaaggggtagaaaagcgctatatatgtacaacccatttaccatttcaatctcaagtttggaccccagcgttctacagtaggaaggggattggactggactctcactattatgttagatccactatggactggactctcactattatgttagatccactatggactggactctcactattatgttagatccactatggactggactctcactattatgttagatccactatggactggactctcactattatgttagatccactacggactggactttcacaacattatgcagatccactatggactggactctcacaatattatgttaggtccactatggactggactctcacactattatgttagatccgctatgaactggactcacactattaactagatccactatggactggactctcacaatataatgctaaaaccactatggactggactctcacactattatgttagatccactattgacttgactctcactgttagatccactatggactagactctcactgttatgttagatccactatggacgggactctcacaatattatgccggatccactatggactggactctcactattatgttagatccactatggactggactctcactattatgttagatccactatggactggactctcacagtattatgttagatccactatggactggactctcactattatgctagatccaatatggactggactctcactattatgttagatccactatggactggactctcactattatgttagatccactatggactggactctcacactattatgttagatccactatggactggactctcactattatgttagatccactatggactggactctcactattatgttagatccactacggactggactttcacaacattatgcagatccactatggactggactctcacaatattatgttagatccactatggacgggactctcacaatattatgccggatccactatggactggactctcactattatgttagatccactatggactggactctcactattatgttagatccactatggactggattctcacaatattatgctagatccactcgacatccattgcaccggtcgctctAAGggggcggtcctctccaaggtttctcattgtcctcccattgggttgagtttttcctttccctgatgtgggatctgaaccgaggatgtcgttgtggcttgtgcagccctttgagacactcgtgattcagagctataaaaataaacaatgattgactGATATTAAAATGtgatttgtggcaattccaactctgACCACAACGTCAATACCTATGTAGAGTGGTGCTTTccttcattttcagcagactgcattgcaaaatgattaaccccccctCCTTCCCTAATCCCTTCCCAActgtatgtttgctagcaaggtcaaaATGTCAATGCATTGCGGAAAATAACAAACTGATTGGATAAAGGTGGATGTGGCAA
This window harbors:
- the LOC133537413 gene encoding zona pellucida-like domain-containing protein 1, which translates into the protein MRCSVDQRASIDTNGLSSVARFDFEAFRFVQHQDQAKSSIYLHCILRLCEPTKCQELLDACGNRKKRSLAPFGQEGSDSATVSVGPLYTTGEDRPVAASYSTSDTAASEERDTDVTGLVVGVVFGTAASALLVLGGWFVLKKFYLAGPRSFN